The following proteins come from a genomic window of Nocardioides albertanoniae:
- a CDS encoding NAD(P)-dependent alcohol dehydrogenase — MRPTQAWLADGPRTPLRRAEIHRRELRPDDIAVRIDYCGVCHSDLHAIHSHPGSGPALVPGHEFTGTVTEVGPAATGFAVGDLVAVGNIVDSCGVCPMCRAGQENFCADFPTLTYAGTDRHDGSTTLGGYAREYVVRDRFAYPISGGLDPAAVAPLLCAGVTVWEPIRALGVGPDTRVAVAGLGGLGHLAVKFAVALGADVTVLSRSADKTPDAQTLGARTVVSTDPDQMAAVRDTFDVVIDTISAPHDLTPYLRTVALDGTLSHLGHLGTVSVDMTDLLIGRKKLSSAGSGGRPATAEMLAFCAEHGITADVEVLASAQIDEALERLDRNDVRYRFVLDMSDLDG, encoded by the coding sequence ATGAGACCGACCCAGGCATGGCTCGCCGACGGCCCGAGGACGCCGCTGCGTCGAGCCGAGATCCACCGCCGGGAGCTACGGCCCGACGACATCGCCGTACGCATCGACTACTGCGGCGTGTGCCACTCCGACCTGCACGCGATCCACTCCCACCCGGGATCCGGCCCGGCGCTGGTTCCCGGTCACGAGTTCACCGGGACGGTGACCGAGGTCGGACCCGCCGCGACCGGGTTCGCGGTCGGCGACCTGGTCGCGGTCGGCAACATCGTCGACTCCTGCGGCGTGTGTCCGATGTGCCGGGCGGGGCAGGAGAACTTCTGCGCCGACTTCCCGACCCTGACGTACGCCGGCACCGACCGCCACGACGGGTCGACGACGCTCGGCGGCTATGCACGCGAGTACGTCGTGCGCGACCGGTTCGCCTATCCGATCAGCGGCGGCCTGGACCCGGCTGCCGTCGCGCCGCTGCTGTGTGCGGGCGTCACCGTGTGGGAGCCGATCAGGGCGCTCGGTGTCGGCCCCGACACGCGCGTCGCTGTCGCCGGCCTGGGCGGTCTCGGCCACCTGGCCGTGAAGTTCGCGGTCGCGCTGGGTGCCGACGTCACCGTGCTCAGCCGGAGCGCGGACAAGACACCCGATGCGCAAACCCTCGGCGCGCGCACGGTCGTGTCCACCGACCCCGACCAGATGGCTGCGGTCCGCGACACCTTCGACGTGGTCATCGACACGATCTCGGCGCCGCACGACCTGACGCCCTATCTGCGCACCGTCGCGCTGGACGGCACGCTGAGCCATCTCGGTCACCTCGGCACGGTCAGCGTCGACATGACCGACCTGCTCATCGGTCGCAAGAAGCTCTCCTCCGCCGGGAGCGGCGGCCGACCGGCCACCGCCGAGATGCTCGCCTTCTGCGCCGAGCACGGCATCACGGCCGACGTCGAGGTGCTCGCGTCCGCGCAGATCGACGAGGCGCTCGAGCGTCTCGACCGCAACGACGTGCGCTACCGGTTCGTGCTCGACATGTCCGACCTCGACGGCTGA